The following is a genomic window from Kineosporiaceae bacterium.
GAGTTCGGGGGAGGAATCGGCCAGGTGGGCGCCGCCGTGCGTGCGGGCGAGCAGGTTCTGGGCCTCGAGCAGCGCCAGATCACGCCGCAGCGTGGCCTGCGAAACCCCCAGTCGCTCGGCCAGGCCCGCCACGCTCACCTGGCCACCCTCGGACAGCAGGTCGAGGATCGCGCTCAGCCGCACGGTGCGGCGCGAGGAGGTGCGTGGGGCGGCTGAGTCCAGGTGCACCCTCCGATGGTGCCCGCAGCCTGCGCGAGTTGTCGCGTGATCGCGCATCTGAACTGCGTGCTTGGCGGGCAGTTCTTGCCGCGAGCCGATCATCTGCGCAGGATGACGCGCATGCCCAGGATCTGCTTCGTCGGTGCCGGCAGCGTCGTGTTCACCCGCCAACTACTGCGCGACCTGATGCGGATGCCCGATCTGCTGGACGCCGGTGTGCTCGAGATCGCGCTGCACGACATCGATCCGCAGCGGCTGGCGGTGGCCCGGGCCACCGCCGATCAGGTCGTCGCCCGGCTGGCCCCGGCCGCCGCGGCGTCCGGCCGGGTGCGGATCAGCGATTCACCCGATCGGCGTACCGCCGTGGCGGGCTCGGACTTCGTGGTCAACATGGTGCAGGTCGGCGGCCTCGAGGCCACCCGGCGGGACTTCGACATCCCGGCCCGCTACGGGTTGCGCCAGACGATTGCCGACACTCTGGGCGTGGGCGGGGTGTTCCGGGCCTTGCGGACGTTCGGGCTGCTGCGCGATCTGGCCGGCGACATCGCCGAGCTGGCCCCGGACGCCTGGCTGTTGAACTACACCAACCCGATGGCGATGAACGTCTGGTGGCTGGCCGAGGTGGCGCCCGCCGTCCGGTCGGTCGGGTTGTGCCACAGCGTGTTCTGGACCGTGCACGACCTGTGCGAGATCGTCGGGGTGCCGTTGGCTGAGGTCGACTACCGCGCCGCCGGGGTCAACCACCAGGCCTGGCTGTTGCAGTGGCGCCATCGCGGCGAGGATCTGTATCCCTTACTGCGGCAACGGATCGCGGCCGATCCCGACCTGCAGCGGCGGGTGCGGGTGGAGCTGTTCACCCGGTTCGGGTACTACCCGACCGAGACCAGTGAGCACTCGAGTGAGTACGTGCCCTACTTCCTGCACCACGACAGCGAGATCGAGCGGCTGCGGATCCCGGTGGGCGACTACGTCGGGATCAGCGAGCAGAATGTCGCCGAGTACGAGCAGGCGCGTGCCGACCTCGCTGCGGGCACCCTGCTCGACCTGGGCGAGGACGAGGAGGTCGCCGAGTACGCGCCGCAGATCATCCACGCGATGACCACAGGCCGCCCGGTCACGGTGCACGCCAACGTGGCCAACCGTGGCCTGATCACCAACCTGCCGGACGGCGCGGGGGTCGAGGTGCCCGCCACCGTCGATCGACTGGGGCTGCACCCGCAGGCCATGGGGGCCTTGCCACCGCAGTGCGCCGCGCTGAACCGCAGCTTCCTCAACGTGGCCGAGCTGACCGTGCGTGCGGCGCTGACCGAGAACCGCGACCTGGTGCGCCAGGCCGTGATGCTCGACCCGAACGCCGCGGCCACCCTCACGTTGCCGCAGATCGCCGCGATGTGCGACGAGCTGGCCGTCGCGCACGGTGACCTGCTGCCCGCCTGGGTCCACTGACCCCCAGCGCCCCCACCCGCCGTGATCATGCAATCCGTGCACGCTCGTGAAGCAATTCACGAGCGTGCACGAATTGCATGATCACGGGGCAAATGTGCACGGATTACATGATCACCGAGGGGCTAGAGGGTGAGGAGGCGGGTGGCGTTGTCTCGGTAGATGGCACGCAGCAGGTCTGGGGGCAGGCCGGCACCACTGATCGCCCAGCGGCCCTGCGGCGGGATGTCGTCCTCGGGGGAGTAGGCGAAGTGCTCGTCGGTGGTCTCGAGGAACCGGTAGGCGGTGCGGTAGGCCGACTCGGTCGCCGGGAAGGCGTCGGTGCCGAACAGCACCCGGGTCGGGTGCTCGGCCACCAGGTCGGCGAAAGCCCGCGGCTGGCGGCCGATCTCGGCGAAGCGGCCGCCCAGATCGACGTGGAAGTGCGGGTGGCGGTGCAGCATCGCGGACACCGCCGCCAGGTTCTCGGCGTGGCAGCCGACGTGGGCCCCGATCACCGTGGTCCGGGGGATCTGGGCCAGCAGCCGATCGAGCGAGCCCATCAGCGTCTCGAAACGGGGGTAACGCTCCGCGTCGCCGAACCACCACTCCGGCATGCCGGCGAGTTCGTCGAGTCGTTCGTTGGTCTCGTCCAGCGGGTCGAAGAACGCGACCGGGTCGGCGGTGTGGATCAGCACCACCAGCCCGAGTTCGCCCGCGCGGCGCAGCACCGCGGCGACGCGCTCGTCGTCCGGCAGCACCAGTTCGCCCCGCTCGTCGCGCACGTGCAGGCCCAGGTCCTTCCAGACCTTCACGCCGCGGGCGCCGCGTCGGGCGGAGTCCTCGAGCTGGGCGATCAGCGCCGGTACCGACTCGCCGGCGTCCCCCTGGCCGAGGCGGGGCCATTCGACGTGGCAGAAGGTGGTGAACCGCCGCGGGTGGGCCCGGTCGTAGCGGGCCAGGTTGGCCTCGAGCTGCTCACCCCACAGGCCGTCGAGGTTGACCACGTGCTCGACCCCGCAGTCGTCCAGCAGGGTGAGCAGGGCCGGCAGATCCGGCGTCATCCAGTCGGGGCTCAGCCAGCGGCCGAGGTGGTTGTGGGCATCCACCACCGGCACGCAGGCCCGCTGCGGCACGTGCTCGGGCAGGACGACGCGGGGCCGGGGCCGGTAGGAGCGCAGCGGCAGGTCACGCACCCGCTGCCAGGGGTCAGCTGCCATGGCACCGATCGTGGCCGACCCGGCTGGTCGCCGTGCGGCTGTCGGCCATCTGCGCAGCTGGATTGAGCGTTTCGCGCGATTGTCTTGTCAGGCGTGCAGGTTTCGCGCGACCTTCGCTGCATGTCTGTGATCCCCGAGCCTCCCGGCCCGCCCGGAGTTGTCCCCGGTGTCGTGCTCGGCGCGTTGACCGAGGCCGAGATCCGCAGCCAACCGCAGGTGTGGCAGCAGGCCCTCACGGCTCACCGGGACGACGTCCGGCGCCTGGTGGTCGCGCCGGGCGAGCGGGTGTTGTTCCTCGGCTGTGGCACGTCGGCGTTCGTCGCTCGGGCAGTGGCCGTGCTGCGTGAACAAACCGGGGCGGGCGAGAGTCACTGGGCCTACGCCTCGGAGCTGCCGGTGCTGACCGGCGCCGGCGCACGAGACTACGACCGCGTCGTGGCCCTGACCCGATCGGGCACCACCACCGAGGTGCTCGAGGCCCTGGCCGCCGTGCCGTCGGCGACCCGGCGGGTGGCGCTGTGCGCCGTCCACGGCTCTCCCGTCGAACCGCTGGTGGACGACACGCTGGTGATCGACGTGGCCGACGAGACCTCGGTGGTGCAGACCCGGTTCCCGACCACGACGCTGCTGCTGGTTCGGGCGGCACTCGGCGAGGACGCTCAGCCTGTGATCGCGGCGGCCGCCGCAGCGCTGGCCGCTCCGGTTGTGGTGGCCGATCCGAGCCGCTACCAGCAGTTCGCCTTCCTCGGGCGGGGCTGGGCCGTCGGACTGGCCGACGAGGCGGCGCTGAAGATCCGGGAATCAGCGCAGGCGTGGTCGGAGGCCTACCCGGCGCTGGACTACCGTCACGGCCCGATCGCGATCGCCTCGCCGCACAGCCTGGTCTGGATCCTGGGGACACCGCCGCCCGGGCTGATCAACCAGATCGAGGCCACCGGCGCCACCACGATCTCGACCGGAGCCGACCCCCTGGTCGACCTGGTCTCGATCCATCGGTTGGCCCTGGACCTGGCTCGGGCCCGCGGGCTCGACCCGGATCGTCCCCGCAACCTGACCCGCTCCGTGGTGCTGGGCGTCGGCTCAGCGGGGCCGGGGAGTCACTGAACCGATCACTGCACACCAGCTGTACCAGGCCCGCGCGTCTGGCCCCTCGTGAAGGAGTCCCGATGACCACGATCTCGGCCGGCAGCCGCAGGGTGCGCCGTGTTCTCGTTCTGATGGCCGCGTTGCCACTCCTGCTCACCGCGTGCGTCTCGGCCGATCCCGAGCCGGGTTCGTCGGCGGCGTCCGGATCGGGCGCTGCGTCGTCCGGGGCAGCGGCCGCCACGCTCGCGCCGTCCGACGCCGCGGCACCGGTGACGTTGACCTGGTGGACCGGGCAGGAGGCCGAGGCGCAGAAGATCCTCGACGGCCTGGCCGCCGACTTCACCAAGGCTCACCCCAACGTGACCATCAAGACCTCGCCGGGGGCCTCGACCACCGACGCGTTGCTGCCGAAGATGCTGTCCGCGTTCGCGGCCGACACCCAGCCCGACATCTCGTACGCCTTCGGGTCGTGGGCCAGCCAGCTCGGCCGCTCGGGCAAGACCCTCGACATCACCGCGGACGTCGCGCAGCCGGCCGCGAAGTGGGACGAGTTCCCCGAGTCGGCCCGCAAGACCGCTTCGCCCGAGGGCCACACCATCGGGTTCCCGGCGGTGGTCGACAACCTGGGCCTGTTCTACAACAAGACCGTCTTCGACGCCGCCGGGGTCGCCTACCCCACCGCGGACTGGAGCTGGGACGACTTCCGGGCGGCGGCGAAGAAGCTGACCAACCCGGCGAAGAACGTCTACGGCACCGCCATGGCGGTCAACCCGGGGGAGGACATCACCTGGCACATGTGGCCGCAGCTGTGGCAGAACGGCGGCCAGATCCTGTCGGCGGACGAGAAGAAGTCGGCGTTCAACTCCGAGGCCGGCGTGAAGACGGTGAGCTTCTGGCGTGACCTGGCGCAGGTCGACAAGTCGGTCTACCTCGACCAGACCGGTGAGAAGTACGCCCCACTGTTCGCCTCGAACAACATCGGCATGATGATCAGCGGGCCCTGGCATCTCTACGACGTGGTGACCGGTAAGACCAAGTACGGCGTCGTCCGGTTGCCCGGGACCAATGGTGACCACCAGACCGTCTCGGGGCCGGACCTGTGGGTGCTGTTCGATCACCAGGACGCCAACCGCGCCTACTGGTCCTACCAGTTCCTGCTCTGGCTCACCGCTGCCGAGCAGGACGAGCGGTGGAGCATGGCGATCGGCAACCTGCCGCTGCGCTCGGCCGCCAAGACCACCCCGGCCTTCGCCAAGGCCGTCGCCGAGTACCCGGGATACGAGGTGTTCGCCGAGAACCTGGCCAACGCCACCAACAAGCGCCCGACCGTGCCGGGGTACATCGGGTTGTCCGACGCCTTCGGAACGGCGGTCTCGCGGCTGCTGCAGGGGCAGGGCGAGGTGAAGGCCGAACTCGACAAGGCCGCGGCAGCCGCCGACACGGCGCTCGCCGACTCCTGAGCGGGCTGTGATCGGACGGTGAGCGGGCTGCGCAGAGCCGGTACCGGGTGGGCCTTCATCGGGCCGTCGACGCTGGTCATCCTCGGGCTGTCGATCTTCCCGGCGGGCTGGGCCTGGATCCTGTCCCAGCAACGGTGGAACGGGTTCAGCAAGCCCCGCAACATCGGCTGGCGCAACTACCAGGCGATGCTGGACGACGAGTCGCTGCGCGCCGCCGTCCTGCACACCGCCTTCTACACCGCACTGTTCGTGCCCGCCTCGGTGCTGGCCGGGTTGTTCATCGCCATCGCGCTGAACCGGCAGATCCGGTTCATCGGCTTCTACCGCACCTGTGTGTTCGTGCCGTTCGTGGCGTCCTCGACGGCGATCGGCATCCTGGCGAACTACATCTTCGACCCGCAGTTCGGCTTCGCGAACACGGTGATCCGCAGCCTGGGGCTGCCGGTGCAGAAGTTCCTCGAGGATCCCCGCCAGGCGATGTTGGTGATCGCGGCGATGACGCTGTGGTCCGGGCTCGGGTTCACCGTCGTGGTGTATCTGGCTGCGCTGCAGGACATTCAGAAGGACCTGATCGAGGCGGCGGTGGTCGACGGCGCGTCGAAGCTGCAGGTGTTCCGCTTCGTGGTCTGGCCCGAGCTGACGCCGGTGACGGTGTTCACCGGCATCTGGCAACTGATCGGGGCGCTGCAGCTGTTCGACGTCGTCTACACGACCACCCGCGGCGGGCCGCTGGATGCGACCCAGACCATCGTCTACTTCCTGTGGGACCAGGCGTTCATCCAGCTGCGCTTCGGCTACGGCTCGGCCGTGGCCTACGGCCTGTTCGCGCTGACCCTGGTGATCACGCTGATGATGGTGGTCTACTCGCGCTTCGCGAAGGTGCGGGCCTTCTGATGAGCAGCTCCGAGAGCGCATCCGCCGAATCCACCGGATCGACCGGATCGACCGCTGCCGCCTCGTCCGGCGCACCGGTTCTCGGTCAGCCCCGGCGGCGAGGATGGCTGCCGTTCAGCCCGTGGCACCTGTTCCTGATGCCGCTGGCGCTGTTGTTCGCCACGCCCCTGGTGCAGATGGTGCTGACGGCGCTGAAGACGGACGCCGAGATCCGCCGGTTCCCACCGAGTCTGCTGCCGCACCACCCCACGCTGCACGGGTTCATCGCCCTGTTCACCGATTCCGACGTGCTGCGCTGGATCGCCAACTCCGTGATCGTGGCATCCAGCGCGGTGCTGGCCCACATGGTGCTCTGCTCGTTGGCCGGGTACGGGTTCTCGCGGATGCGGTTCGCCGGGCGTAACGCCGCCTTCGTCCTGGTGATCGCCACGATCATGATCCCGACCCAGCTGCTGATGATCCCGACGTACATCATGTTCAGCAAGATCGGCATCGTGAACAC
Proteins encoded in this region:
- a CDS encoding alpha-glucosidase/alpha-galactosidase, with amino-acid sequence MPRICFVGAGSVVFTRQLLRDLMRMPDLLDAGVLEIALHDIDPQRLAVARATADQVVARLAPAAAASGRVRISDSPDRRTAVAGSDFVVNMVQVGGLEATRRDFDIPARYGLRQTIADTLGVGGVFRALRTFGLLRDLAGDIAELAPDAWLLNYTNPMAMNVWWLAEVAPAVRSVGLCHSVFWTVHDLCEIVGVPLAEVDYRAAGVNHQAWLLQWRHRGEDLYPLLRQRIAADPDLQRRVRVELFTRFGYYPTETSEHSSEYVPYFLHHDSEIERLRIPVGDYVGISEQNVAEYEQARADLAAGTLLDLGEDEEVAEYAPQIIHAMTTGRPVTVHANVANRGLITNLPDGAGVEVPATVDRLGLHPQAMGALPPQCAALNRSFLNVAELTVRAALTENRDLVRQAVMLDPNAAATLTLPQIAAMCDELAVAHGDLLPAWVH
- a CDS encoding amidohydrolase family protein; amino-acid sequence: MAADPWQRVRDLPLRSYRPRPRVVLPEHVPQRACVPVVDAHNHLGRWLSPDWMTPDLPALLTLLDDCGVEHVVNLDGLWGEQLEANLARYDRAHPRRFTTFCHVEWPRLGQGDAGESVPALIAQLEDSARRGARGVKVWKDLGLHVRDERGELVLPDDERVAAVLRRAGELGLVVLIHTADPVAFFDPLDETNERLDELAGMPEWWFGDAERYPRFETLMGSLDRLLAQIPRTTVIGAHVGCHAENLAAVSAMLHRHPHFHVDLGGRFAEIGRQPRAFADLVAEHPTRVLFGTDAFPATESAYRTAYRFLETTDEHFAYSPEDDIPPQGRWAISGAGLPPDLLRAIYRDNATRLLTL
- a CDS encoding SIS domain-containing protein codes for the protein MSVIPEPPGPPGVVPGVVLGALTEAEIRSQPQVWQQALTAHRDDVRRLVVAPGERVLFLGCGTSAFVARAVAVLREQTGAGESHWAYASELPVLTGAGARDYDRVVALTRSGTTTEVLEALAAVPSATRRVALCAVHGSPVEPLVDDTLVIDVADETSVVQTRFPTTTLLLVRAALGEDAQPVIAAAAAALAAPVVVADPSRYQQFAFLGRGWAVGLADEAALKIRESAQAWSEAYPALDYRHGPIAIASPHSLVWILGTPPPGLINQIEATGATTISTGADPLVDLVSIHRLALDLARARGLDPDRPRNLTRSVVLGVGSAGPGSH
- a CDS encoding ABC transporter substrate-binding protein; this translates as MAALPLLLTACVSADPEPGSSAASGSGAASSGAAAATLAPSDAAAPVTLTWWTGQEAEAQKILDGLAADFTKAHPNVTIKTSPGASTTDALLPKMLSAFAADTQPDISYAFGSWASQLGRSGKTLDITADVAQPAAKWDEFPESARKTASPEGHTIGFPAVVDNLGLFYNKTVFDAAGVAYPTADWSWDDFRAAAKKLTNPAKNVYGTAMAVNPGEDITWHMWPQLWQNGGQILSADEKKSAFNSEAGVKTVSFWRDLAQVDKSVYLDQTGEKYAPLFASNNIGMMISGPWHLYDVVTGKTKYGVVRLPGTNGDHQTVSGPDLWVLFDHQDANRAYWSYQFLLWLTAAEQDERWSMAIGNLPLRSAAKTTPAFAKAVAEYPGYEVFAENLANATNKRPTVPGYIGLSDAFGTAVSRLLQGQGEVKAELDKAAAAADTALADS
- a CDS encoding sugar ABC transporter permease — its product is MSGLRRAGTGWAFIGPSTLVILGLSIFPAGWAWILSQQRWNGFSKPRNIGWRNYQAMLDDESLRAAVLHTAFYTALFVPASVLAGLFIAIALNRQIRFIGFYRTCVFVPFVASSTAIGILANYIFDPQFGFANTVIRSLGLPVQKFLEDPRQAMLVIAAMTLWSGLGFTVVVYLAALQDIQKDLIEAAVVDGASKLQVFRFVVWPELTPVTVFTGIWQLIGALQLFDVVYTTTRGGPLDATQTIVYFLWDQAFIQLRFGYGSAVAYGLFALTLVITLMMVVYSRFAKVRAF
- a CDS encoding carbohydrate ABC transporter permease — its product is MSSSESASAESTGSTGSTAAASSGAPVLGQPRRRGWLPFSPWHLFLMPLALLFATPLVQMVLTALKTDAEIRRFPPSLLPHHPTLHGFIALFTDSDVLRWIANSVIVASSAVLAHMVLCSLAGYGFSRMRFAGRNAAFVLVIATIMIPTQLLMIPTYIMFSKIGIVNTLPSIIVPWLSSAFGVFLMRQFFLSLPVELEEAARLDGCSALGVFWRIILPLARPALATLAIFTLLGSWNDLIWPLISISDDRWFTLQLGLANFQGTRRTEWQMLMAGNVVATLPLITFFLVAQKHFIATMTFSGLKG